One genomic region from Cataglyphis hispanica isolate Lineage 1 chromosome 11, ULB_Chis1_1.0, whole genome shotgun sequence encodes:
- the LOC126853059 gene encoding heparin sulfate O-sulfotransferase-like, translated as MILRSFPFTQWVLALILSVVIIYLRLRISELEESYRSLHDTVVQARIDTKNEAPGNGGGLEDIVVIYNRVPKTASTSFMGLVYDLCKQNKYHVLHINVTNNMHTLTLTNQVQFANNISNWNSIKPAFYHGHMAFLNFEKFGINRTPLYINLLRKPLDRFVSYYYFLRYGDNFRPHLIRKKHGDTKTFDECINIGQPDCDPNNMWLQIPFLCGHDPACWEIGNNWALDEAKRNLQRHYFLIGVTEELNDFVQVLEYVLPRFFKGAYNLFLHNNKSHLRQTTQKLNPLPETVEKIQQSIVWKMENELYNFALEHFHAVKRRLINASPQDANQRFMYEKIRPK; from the exons ATGATACTGAGGAGTTTCCCGTTCACACAATGGGTTCTGGCCTTGATCCTCTCCGTTGTGATAATCTATCTGCGGCTACGGATAAGCGAGCTCGAAGAGAGCTACAGATCGCTGC ACGATACTGTCGTGCAAGCGCGAATCGACACTAAAAACGAAGCACCAGGTAACGGGGGTGGTCTTGAGGACATTGTCGTAATATACAACAGAGTGCCGAAGACTGCCTCCACTAGTTTCATGGGATTAGTTTATGATTTGTGCAAGCAGAACAAGTATCACGTGCTGCACATCAACGTGACCAATAATATGCACACTCTCACTCTCACTAATCAG GTTCAATTTGCAAACAATATATCAAACTGGAATTCTATAAAACCAGCATTTTATCATGGGCACAtggcatttttaaattttgaaaa atttgGTATTAATCGTACacctttgtatataaatttactgaGGAAGCCTTTAGATAGATTTGTATcctattattactttttacgaTATGGAGATAATTTTAGACCTCATCTTATAAGGAAGAAACATGGAGATACAAAG ACATTTGATGAGTGTATAAATATTGGTCAACCTGACTGTGATCCTAATAACATGTGGCTACAGATTCCATTTTTGTGTGGGCATGACCCAGCTTGTTG GGAGATTGGTAACAACTGGGCATTAGACGAAGCCAAACGAAATCTGCAAAGGCATTACTTTCTAATTGGTGTGACAGAGGAGTTAAATGACTTTGTGCAAGTATTGGAATATGTACTACCACGATTTTTCAAAGGAgcgtataatctttttttacata aCAATAAGTCACATTTACGACAAACAACTCAAAAACTCAATCCATTACCTGAGACAGTAGAGAAGATTCAGCAGTCGATTGTGTggaaaatggaaaatgaattatataattttgctctgGAACATTTTCATGCTGTGAAAAGACGACTCATAAATGCTTCCCCTCAAGATGCAAATCAGCGCTTTATGTATGAAAAGATACGGCCAAAATAA
- the LOC126852920 gene encoding 60S ribosomal protein L32, translating into MSIRPVYRPKIVKKRTKKFIRHQSDRYDKLKRNWRKPKGIDNRVRRRFKGQYLMPSIGYGSNKKTRHMLPTGFRKVLVHNVKELEVLMMQNRKFCAEIAHAVSSKKRKAIVERAQQLSIRVTNASARLRSEENE; encoded by the exons ATGTCCATCCGACCGGTCTATCGACCCAAGATTGTGAAGAAAAGGACAAAGAAGTTCATCAGGCATCAAAGTGATAGATATGACAAACTCAAG CGCAACTGGCGCAAACCAAAAGGTATTGATAACAGAGTACGTAGGCGTTTCAAGGGCCAATACTTGATGCCTAGTATTGGTTATGGTAGCAATAAGAAAACACGTCACATGCTACCGACAGGATTTCGCAAGGTTCTTGTACATAATGTAAAG GAACTTGAAGTCTTAATGATGCAAAATCGTAAGTTCTGTGCAGAGATTGCACATGCTGTTAGCAGCAAGAAAAGGAAAGCCATCGTCGAGCGTGCTCAACAACTTTCGATACGCGTGACAAATGCCAGTGCACGTTTGCGTTCGGAAGAGAACGAGTAA
- the LOC126853024 gene encoding uncharacterized protein LOC126853024, translating to MAGDKIVDGSQNCNSERISESGELNLNLNLEDELVESIEYIPCPEFQFSATACYICNGYYGPCFEEPVCATCHAFLFPNDIDLLQVPIFSEKTDDEDSGNDEPTDLYYNHERRTSQQQQNSPQSVNPNIPNIQQNASNHNINVSRRSYQYQNAVPQCNYHVLQNNSNSNFVDKYMVASPRNASVSRDVNLDLQSMICRTRSGCHQNCINGTDRHVQDRMEEDLQCTSNTFATNNDDQNNEHRDNIAPQYHWNYRVYEDVGEPSRPYNLSARLEILSNHKHIEHEPINEPGLVERLPPEVLLAIFSHLDDISLWSAANVCRRWCGLLSTHVTQLQWKQHVKLRWPLYKPIGCVKNWYRVYDYLAASAPCRTCLAQTSLRSRPSRMEENSWRRNRLRSELKSLRIDPPEGIEAMPLDHMCCHWQATITGPVGSPYEGGLFYLYLQVPFSYPMCPPVVRFLTKILHPNVSRHGDVGIDSIHHNWSLALTISKVLISVQSLLTDPYCQVCMEPELGEMYMNDREKFEEVARAWTWRYAMHDVVMPL from the exons ATGGCTGGCGACAAGATTGTTGACGGTTCGCAAAACTGTAACAGCGAAAGAATAAGCGAGAGCGGTGAATTGAatctcaatttaaatttagaggATGAGCTTGTCGAATCAATCGAATACATACCTTGTCCCGAATTTCAATTTTCG gcaACAGCgtgttatatttgtaatggGTATTATGGACCTTGTTTTGAAGAACCAGTTTGCGCAACTTGTCATGCATTTTTATTCCCAAATGATATTGATCTATTACAAGTTCCAATTTTCAGTgag AAAACGGATGATGAAGATTCTGGAAATGACGAGCCAACtgatctttattataatcatgagAGAAGAACTAGTCAACAACAACAAAATTCTCCACAGAGTGTCAATCCTAATATCCCAAACATACAACAGAATGCATCTAATCATAACATAAATGTTTCTCGCAGATCTTATCAATATCAAAATGCAGTGCCTCAATGCAATTATCatgtattgcaaaataattcaaatagcaATTTTGTTGACAAATATATGGTAGCATCTCCACGAAACGCGTCAGTTTCGCGCGATGTGAATCTCGATCTACAGAGTATGATCTGTCGAACCAGAAGTGGCTGTCATCAGAATTGTATCAATGGAACTGATCGACACGTTCAAGATAGGATGGAGGAGGATCTACAGTGTACATCAAACACATTTGCAACAAACAATGATGATCAAAACAATGAACATAGAGACAATATTGCACCACAATATCATTGGAACTATAGAGTATATGAGGATGTGGGCGAGCCATCGCGGCCATATAATTTATCGGCGAGACTGGAGATATTATCAAATCACAAGCATATCGAACACGAGCCTATTAACGAACCGGGTTTAGTAGAAAGATTGCCACCTGAAGTGTTGCTCGCCATCTTCTCACATCTCGATGACATCAGTTTGTGGTCAGCAGCAAATGTCTGTCGGCGATGGTGTGGTCTGCTGTCGACGCATGTAACACAATTACAATGGAAGCAACACGTGAAACTACGTTGGCCCCTTTACAAACCTATAGGCTGTGTAAAGAATTGGTACAGAGTATACGATTATCTAGCCGCTTCGGCGCCATGTCGAACTTGCTTAGCGCAGACCTCTCTGCGATCCAGACCTTCCAGAATGGAGGAAAACTCTTGGCGAAGGAACAGACTACGCAGTGAACTCAAGAGTTTAAGAATTGATCCACCTGAAGGAATTGAAGCAATGCCACTCGATCATATGTGTTGCCATTGGCAGGCCACAATCACAGGACCAGTGGGAAGCCCATATGAGGgaggattattttatttatatctacaaGTACCCTTCAG TTATCCCATGTGTCCACCTGTAGTCAGGTTTCTGACAAAAATACTTCACCCAAACGTCTCTAGACATGGAGATGTTGGCATAGACTCAATACATCATAATTGGTCATTGGCTCTTACAATATCTAAAGTTCTTATCAGTGTACAAAGTTTGCTTACGGATCCATATTGTCAA GTGTGTATGGAACCAGAATTAGGAGAGATGTATATGAATGACCGTGAGAAATTCGAGGAAGTCGCTAGGGCATGGACATGGAGGTATGCGATGCACGACGTTGTGATGCCACTTTAG
- the LOC126853031 gene encoding peptidyl-alpha-hydroxyglycine alpha-amidating lyase 2-like — protein MTDKHNHLNRFLSVFAIVLLLKGVTSDIGDESFNGNNFNRLDTVSEALYHLSQDQFPESYNHAPLHPVENRLWRSPENLGEISGVAVDPFGNPVIFHRGDRTWNYETFNENAEYQEKYKGPIHSDTVLTLDSKTGDIIRGWGNQTFYLPHGIHIDSLGNIWLTDIALHQVFKYSPSGVLRLILGQRFEPGNDMEHFCQPTSVAVLPSGEIVVADGYCNNRIVLFDKRGNPKYSIGERWISLRIPHALTILPNKQVCIADRENLRIVCLDVIFSDFNQNPQSPYSIRHRQFGRIFGIASYGGFIYAVNGMTSRNIQIKGFTIDPINRNVTEIWGPESSPFKMPHAIAVCPYSSALYVSEIGPNKIWKFDLLQT, from the exons ATGACGGATAAACACAATCATTTGAACCGATTTCTCTCAGTGTTTGCAATAGTATTATTACTTAAAGGTGTTACATCCGATATCGGTGATGAAAGTTTCAAcggaaataatttcaatagacTCGATACTGTTTCTGAGGCTCTTTATCATCTTTCCCAG gATCAATTTCCGGAATCTTACAATCATGCACCATTGCATCCCGTTGAAAATCGTTTGTGGCGAAGTCCTGAAAATCTTGGCGAGATTTCTGGAGTCGCTGTGGATCCATTTGGTAATCCCGTGATTTTTCATCGCGGAGATCGAACATGGAACTACga AACATTTAATGAAAACGCAGAATATCAAGAGAAATACAAAGGTCCTATTCATAGTGACACAGTGTTAACATTGGACTCTAAAACCGGCGATATTATTCGCGGTTGGGgaaatcaaacattttatttaccgCATGGAATTCACATCGATAGTCTTGGAAACATATGGCTAACTGATATTGCTCTTCATCAAGTATTCAAG TATTCGCCTTCCGGAGTCCTTCGATTGATTCTCGGTCAACGATTCGAGCCCGGAAACGACATGGAACATTTCTGTCAACCAACCTCGGTCGCGGTTTTACCAAGTGGCGAAATCGTCGTCGCTGATggatattgtaataatagaaTAGTACTGTTCGACAAAAGAGGCAATCCCAAGTATAGTATTGGCGAAC GTTGGATTTCTTTAAGAATTCCGCACGCCCTGACGATTTTGCCAAATAAACAAGTGTGCATCGCTGATCGTGAAAATTTAAGGATCGTATGCTTGGATGTGATATTTTccgattttaatcaaaatcccCAATCTCCATATTCCATTCGTCATCGACAATTTGGCCGCATATTCGGTATCGCATCATACG gTGGCTTTATTTATGCTGTGAATGGTATGACGTCTAGAAACATACAAATTAAGGGCTTCACTATTGATCCAATAAATCGAAACGTAACAGAAATTTGGGGACCGGAATCTTCA cctTTTAAGATGCCTCATGCCATCGCTGTATGCCCGTATAGTTCAGCACTTTATGTATCAGAGATTGGACCcaataaaatatggaaattcGATCTACTACAAACTTGa
- the LOC126852915 gene encoding protein pellino isoform X2, whose protein sequence is MVIRSDGGSSESPLLVEEGETVGTPHSPRNIHSHSHSHGNPHRSHSYHHEKPKQLVKYGELVILGYNGYLPPGDRGRRRSKFVLYKRPVPNGVKRSKHYIVKTPHCSQAILNTKQHSISYTLSRTQAVIVEYTEDEKTDMFQIGRSSESPIDFVVMDTCAGGSDGGPANEGRVAQSTISRFACRILADRSDPRIARIYAAGFDSSRNIFLGEKATKWQENREIDGLTTNGVLIMHPRGQFCGGEAQCGFWREVSVGGGVFSLRESRSAQQKGNVVEEENNILQDGTLIDLCGATLLWRSAEGLAKSPTKQDLEELVDAINAGRPQCPVGLNTLVIPRKAASDSTQQQPYVYLKCGHVQGHHDWGQEKDKVTRRCPMCLVAGAVVKLSMGIEPAFYVDCGPPTYAFSPCGHMATEKTVKYWEKVAIPHGTNGYIAICPFCAVPLEGTPGYVKLIFQDNVD, encoded by the exons ATGGTGATACG atcCGACGGCGGTAGTAGCGAGAGCCCATTGCTCGTGGAAGAAGGTGAGACAGTCGGCACGCCTCACAGTCCACGCAACATACACAGTCACAGTCATTCACATGGCAATCCACATCGGTCTCACAGTTATCACCATGAGAAGCCAAAACAATTAGTGAAATACGGTGAATTAGTTATACTTGG ATACAATGGTTACCTTCCACCTGGCGATAGGGGTAGAAGGAGAAGTAAATTCGTATTATACAAAAGACCCGTGCCAAATGGTGTTAAACGTAGCAagcattatattgttaaaacgCCTCATTGTTCACAAGCCATTCTCAATACGAAGCAACACTCGATTTCGTACACGCTCTCCAGAACGCAAGCTGTTATCGTCGAATACACGGAAGACGAAAAAACGGACATGTTCCAG ATCGGTCGTTCGTCTGAATCGCCTATCGATTTCGTAGTGATGGATACATGTGCGGGCGGTAGCGATGGTGGACCTGCTAACGAAGGACGCGTCGCCCAGAGTACTATCAGTAGGTTCGCCTGTCGGATTCTGGCGGATCGATCAGATCCCAGAATTGCGAGAATTTATGCCGCAGGATTCGACAGTTCGAGAAACATTTTCCTAGGG GAAAAGGCAACCAAATGGCAAGAGAATCGGGAGATCGACGGACTTACAACTAATGGAGTCTTGATAATGCATCCGCGGGGTCAATTCTGTGGTGGTGAGGCGCAGTGTGGTTTCTGGCGGGAGGTTAGCGTGGGCGGCGGTGTTTTCTCGCTCAGGGAAAGCCGGAGTGCTCAACAGAAGGGTAATGTCGTGGAGGAGGAGAACAATATTCTACAAGACGGTACTCTCATTGATCTTTGTGGCGCTACTCTGCTCTGGCGATCAGCCGAAGGTCTCGCAAAGTCTCCG ACGAAACAAGATCTAGAAGAGTTAGTCGATGCTATAAATGCCGGCAGACCACAATGTCCTGTAGGCTTGAACACATTGGTCATACCACGCAAAGCAGCTTCAGACTCGACGCAGCAACAGCCATACGTTTACCTTAAATGCGGTCACGTACAGGGACATCACGACTGGGGTCAGGAGAAGGATAAGGTTACAAGAAGGTGTCCTATGTGCCTAGTGGCAGGGGCAGTAGTCAAACTGTCTATGGGAATAGAGCCTGCCTTCTACGTAGACTGCGGACCGCCCACTTACGCATTTAGTCCCTGTGGGCATATGGCTACAGAGAAAACCGTCAA ATATTGGGAAAAAGTAGCCATACCACACGGCACAAACGGCTATATCGCGATCTGTCCCTTCTGTGCGGTGCCGCTCGAGGGAACGCCAGGATatgtaaaactaatttttcaagataatgtagattga
- the LOC126853038 gene encoding uncharacterized protein LOC126853038 produces MRENDRVALCFLLILALCTRVYSANAKHIITKRNYSDQSVRGYLAERTCWWNEVCKEEFHSKFRCRCPRWSYCRAPGRYYDAHCSMTRTGYIWTQPETSLSLEIDK; encoded by the exons ATGAGGGAAAat GATAGGGTTGCACTATGTTTCTTATTGATACTTGCGCTATGTACGAGAGTATATTCGGCGAACGCCAAACATATAATTACCAAGAGAAATTATAGTGACCAAAGCGTAAGAGGCTATCTAGCAGAG AGGACTTGTTGGTGGAATGAAGTGTGCAAGGAAGAGTTTCACAGTAAGTTTCGGTGTCGTTGTCCGAGATGGTCATATTGCCGTGCACCAGGCAGATATTACGACGCTCACTGCAGCATGACACGCACAGGCTACATATGGACCCAACCAGAAACATCGTTGAGCCTCGAAATCGATAAGTAA
- the LOC126852915 gene encoding protein pellino isoform X1, protein MPVTKRIPYPSRSDGGSSESPLLVEEGETVGTPHSPRNIHSHSHSHGNPHRSHSYHHEKPKQLVKYGELVILGYNGYLPPGDRGRRRSKFVLYKRPVPNGVKRSKHYIVKTPHCSQAILNTKQHSISYTLSRTQAVIVEYTEDEKTDMFQIGRSSESPIDFVVMDTCAGGSDGGPANEGRVAQSTISRFACRILADRSDPRIARIYAAGFDSSRNIFLGEKATKWQENREIDGLTTNGVLIMHPRGQFCGGEAQCGFWREVSVGGGVFSLRESRSAQQKGNVVEEENNILQDGTLIDLCGATLLWRSAEGLAKSPTKQDLEELVDAINAGRPQCPVGLNTLVIPRKAASDSTQQQPYVYLKCGHVQGHHDWGQEKDKVTRRCPMCLVAGAVVKLSMGIEPAFYVDCGPPTYAFSPCGHMATEKTVKYWEKVAIPHGTNGYIAICPFCAVPLEGTPGYVKLIFQDNVD, encoded by the exons ATGCCAGTAACTAAACGCATTCCATATCCTTCGCG atcCGACGGCGGTAGTAGCGAGAGCCCATTGCTCGTGGAAGAAGGTGAGACAGTCGGCACGCCTCACAGTCCACGCAACATACACAGTCACAGTCATTCACATGGCAATCCACATCGGTCTCACAGTTATCACCATGAGAAGCCAAAACAATTAGTGAAATACGGTGAATTAGTTATACTTGG ATACAATGGTTACCTTCCACCTGGCGATAGGGGTAGAAGGAGAAGTAAATTCGTATTATACAAAAGACCCGTGCCAAATGGTGTTAAACGTAGCAagcattatattgttaaaacgCCTCATTGTTCACAAGCCATTCTCAATACGAAGCAACACTCGATTTCGTACACGCTCTCCAGAACGCAAGCTGTTATCGTCGAATACACGGAAGACGAAAAAACGGACATGTTCCAG ATCGGTCGTTCGTCTGAATCGCCTATCGATTTCGTAGTGATGGATACATGTGCGGGCGGTAGCGATGGTGGACCTGCTAACGAAGGACGCGTCGCCCAGAGTACTATCAGTAGGTTCGCCTGTCGGATTCTGGCGGATCGATCAGATCCCAGAATTGCGAGAATTTATGCCGCAGGATTCGACAGTTCGAGAAACATTTTCCTAGGG GAAAAGGCAACCAAATGGCAAGAGAATCGGGAGATCGACGGACTTACAACTAATGGAGTCTTGATAATGCATCCGCGGGGTCAATTCTGTGGTGGTGAGGCGCAGTGTGGTTTCTGGCGGGAGGTTAGCGTGGGCGGCGGTGTTTTCTCGCTCAGGGAAAGCCGGAGTGCTCAACAGAAGGGTAATGTCGTGGAGGAGGAGAACAATATTCTACAAGACGGTACTCTCATTGATCTTTGTGGCGCTACTCTGCTCTGGCGATCAGCCGAAGGTCTCGCAAAGTCTCCG ACGAAACAAGATCTAGAAGAGTTAGTCGATGCTATAAATGCCGGCAGACCACAATGTCCTGTAGGCTTGAACACATTGGTCATACCACGCAAAGCAGCTTCAGACTCGACGCAGCAACAGCCATACGTTTACCTTAAATGCGGTCACGTACAGGGACATCACGACTGGGGTCAGGAGAAGGATAAGGTTACAAGAAGGTGTCCTATGTGCCTAGTGGCAGGGGCAGTAGTCAAACTGTCTATGGGAATAGAGCCTGCCTTCTACGTAGACTGCGGACCGCCCACTTACGCATTTAGTCCCTGTGGGCATATGGCTACAGAGAAAACCGTCAA ATATTGGGAAAAAGTAGCCATACCACACGGCACAAACGGCTATATCGCGATCTGTCCCTTCTGTGCGGTGCCGCTCGAGGGAACGCCAGGATatgtaaaactaatttttcaagataatgtagattga
- the LOC126853060 gene encoding N-terminal Xaa-Pro-Lys N-methyltransferase 1: protein MQKQQHEANTCEGEFYMAAAKYWDRIPPTVDGMLGGFGFISQTDIKGSTVFLKSLFELKNPPSKAYALDCGAGIGRITKNLLIKHFKHIDLVEQNPKFLEVAKISLENYSSRIDQYYPIGLQDFCPVANKYDLIWCQWVLGHLRDDDLIEFFRKCSLGLKNNGVLVVKENITSSNNLEIDTEDSSVTRPMKCLQFLFDKADLICVKEQQQTKFPRGLYPVYMFALRPRNHNELVNDT, encoded by the exons ATGCAGAAACAGCAACATGAAGCGAACACGTGTGAGGGCGAATTTTATATGGCAGCTGCGAAATATTGGGACCGCATTCCTCCCACAGTCGACGGGATGTTAGGAGGATTTGGATTTATCTCGCAGACTGACATAAAAGGCTCCACGGTTTTTCTAAAATCTCTTTTCGag ttaaaaaatccACCTTCCAAAGCGTATGCCCTAGATTGTGGTGCTGGTATTGGTAGAATCactaagaatttattaataaaacattttaaacatatagatCTAGTCGAGCAAAATCCTAAGTTTTTAGAGGTAGCAAAAATCTCTTTGGAAAACTATTCATCGAGAATCGATCAGTATTATCCTAttg GCTTGCAAGACTTCTGCCCTGtagcaaataaatatgatcTTATATGGTGTCAATGGGTATTAGGACATTTACGGGATGATGATTTAATAGAGTTTTTCAGGAAATGCTC ATTgggtttaaaaaataatggtgTACTTGtggtgaaagaaaatattacaagttcCAATAATTTGGAAATTGACACAGAGGACTCCTCTGTAACCAGACCAATGAAATGCttgcaatttttgtttgataaaGCTGATCTTATTTGTGTTAAGGAACAACAACAAACTAAATTTCCACGTGGTTTATATCCAGTTTATATGTTTGCTCTTAGACCAAGAAATCATAATGAATTAGTTAACGATACATAG
- the LOC126853058 gene encoding nuclear cap-binding protein subunit 1 produces MSRRRVHEEDDGYERVYKKRRRVSENQEIEDRLESLILRVGEKSTSSLESNLEGLASVLEADLGLFRSKILRILTDCAIKMPEKCTIYTTLVGLLNAKNFNFGGEFVDYMVKNFKDSLKACKWDVARYSLRFLADLVNCHVLSCGSLMQLFDNMLDAANEDGVPQVRRDWYVYAVLSTLPWVGRELYEKKEQELDHLMVTIEIFLNKRSKKHQPALRVWSSDTPHPQEEYLDCLWAQVRKLRQDNWAEKHIPRPYLAFDSILCEALQHNLPPLMPPPHHESYSYPLPTVVFRMFDYTDCPAEGPLLPGSHAIERFLIEEHLRQIINNYYFERKDCAAQLLNFPFKAKIPLDYCIVEVIFGELFRLPTPKHLEICYGSILIELCKLQPSTMPQVLAQATEILFRRIDSMAATAFDRFVWWFAYHLSNFQFRWSWEDWDSCLQRDPEHPRPKFIREVLLKALRLSYYQRIRDMMPDSYVELIPVAPDPVYKYSSEGASSLPGTAAAHELVVSIRRKCTPEEVLNVLNTLPGPRENEETNNYNPLKIDVFVQTLLNLGSKSFSHSFAAIVKFHYVFKVLAETEEAQICILRNMYALWKNHYQMMVVLTDKFLKTGIIECSAIANWIFSKEMTSEFTKLYIWEILHLTIRKMNKHVTKLSTELVEAREKLRRAESRSGSSSDDEDNNKEKNRERPSEDVVERMEEKLEAAQADQKNLFLIIFQRFIMILSEHLVRCDTDGIDYNTHWYKWTIGRLQQVFLSHQEQVQKYSSTLETLLFTPDLDPHILDVFHQFVSLRA; encoded by the exons ATGAGTCGTAGAAGAGTACATGAAGAGGATGATGGCTATG aacgAGTATATAAAAAACGCAGAAGGGTATCAGAGAATCAAGAGATTGAAGATCGCCTTGAATCTCTCATTCTTCGTGTTGGAGAGAAATCAACATCATCTTTGGAAAGCAATCTGGAAGGTTTAGCTTCTGTATTAGAAGCTGACCTAGGTTTATTTCGtagtaaaattttacgaattttaaCAGATTGCGCTATTAAGATGCCAGAGAAGTGCACAATTTATACTACTCTTGTTGGgctattaaatgcaaaaaattttaattttggtgGAGAATTTGTTGATTATATggtgaaaaatttcaaagattcCTTGAAAGCATGTAAATGGGATGTGGCCAGATATTCTCTTAGATTTTTGGCTGATTTAGTAAATTGCCATGTTTTATCATGTGGATCACTGATGCAATTATTTGACAATATGCTTGATGCTGCAAATGAAGATGGTGTACCACAAGTAAGACGTGATTG gtATGTTTATGCTGTTCTATCAACATTGCCATGGGTTGGGAGAgaattatatgagaaaaaagagcAAGAATTGGATCATCTAATGGttacaatagaaatatttttaaataaacgaagCAAGAAACATCAGCCAGCATTGAGAGTTTGGTCGAGCGATACACCTCATCCACAAGAAGAATACTTAGATTGTTTATGGGCACAAGTTCGCAAGTTAAGACAAGACAATTGGGCCGAGAAACATATTCCACGACCATATCTTGCATTTGATTCAATTTTGTGCGAAGCGTTGCAACATAATTTACCGCCTTTAATGCCACCTCCGCATCATGAATCTTATTCTTATCCATTGCCTACTGTCGTCTTTCGTATGTTTGATTATACGGATTGTCCTGCTGAAGGTCCATTATTACCAGGAAGTCATGCTATTGAGAGATTTCTAATAGAAGAACACTTGCGACAGatcattaacaattattattttgagagaaaagattg tgCTGCTCAACTACTGAATTTTCCATTCAAAGCCAAAATTCCTTTGGACTATTGTATTGTTGAAGTAATATTTGGTGAATTATTTAGGCTACCTACTCCAAAACATTTAGAAATTTGCTATGgatcaattttaatagaacTTTGCAAGTTGCAGCCTTCAACTATGCCACag GTACTAGCACAAGCGACAGAAATTCTATTTCGCCGTATAGACAGTATGGCAGCTACTGCTTTTGATCGTTTTGTTTGGTGGTTTGCATATCACTTGAGCAACTTTCAATTTCGTTGGTCGTGGGAAGATTGGGATTCTTGTCTACAACGTGATCCAGAACATCCAAGGCCAAAATTTATACGAGAAGTTCTTCTTAAAGCTTTGag gTTATCATATTATCAAAGAATTCGAGATATGATGCCAGATTCATATGTAGAACTGATTCCAGTGGCTCCTGATCCTGTGTACAAATATTCATCCGAAGGTGCTA GTTCCCTCCCTGGTACAGCTGCAGCACATGAATTGGTGGTTTCTATAAGACGCAAATGTACACCTGAAGaagtattaaatgtattaaatacattGCCTGGTCCTAGGGAAAATGAAGAGACAAACAATTACAATCCTTTAAAAATTGACGTTTTTGTACAAACGTTATTAAATCTGGGTTCCAAAAGTTTTAGTCACAGTTTTGCAGCTATAGTTAAATTTCATTACGTTTTTAAG GTACTTGCTGAAACGGAAGAAgctcaaatatgtatattaagaaatatgtatgcaTTGTGGAAGAATCATTATCAAATGATGGTAGTGTTAACTGacaagtttttaaaaactgGTATTATTGAATGTAGTGCTATTGCCAATTGGATATTTTCCAAAGAGATGACATCAGAATTTACAAA attataTATCTGGGAGATATTACATTTGACAATACGCAAGATGAACAAACATGTGACAAAGTTGAGTACAGAATTAGTAGAGGCAAGGGAAAAATTGAGGAGAGCAGAAAGTAGATCAGGCTCTTCCTCGGATGATGAGgacaataataaagaaaaaaatagagagagaccATCAGAAGATGTAGTAGAACGAATGGAGGAAAAATTGGAAGCTGCACAAGCAGAtcagaagaatttatttcttatcatatttcag cgtTTTATAATGATTCTCTCAGAACATTTAGTGCGCTGTGACACAGATGGAATTGACTATAATACGCATTGGTATAAATGGACTATAGGAAGACTACaacaagtttttttatct CATCAGGAACAAGTACAAAAGTATTCCTCAACATTGGAAACTTTGTTGTTTACTCCAGACTTGGATCCTCACATTTTGGATGTATTCCAtcaatttgtttctttaagAGCATGA